Proteins from one Gossypium raimondii isolate GPD5lz chromosome 8, ASM2569854v1, whole genome shotgun sequence genomic window:
- the LOC105793680 gene encoding auxin-responsive protein SAUR36 produces the protein MKKIRGFKLGRKLVKVFKWVSRPGRKNCMNSLLRPPTPSYNPLSRIWSFARFLRGGRKELSSWKLDPGYIQLGEKGVKRVEVPKGHLAVYVGESEGETRRVVVPVIYFNHPLFGELLEEAERVYGFNQSGRITLPCGISEFEKVKMRIADWDHCRRTQHRCYL, from the coding sequence ATGAAGAAAATTAGAGGGTTCAAGCTTGGACGCAAGCTAGTGAAGGTATTCAAATGGGTAAGCCGTCCCGGAAGAAAAAACTGCATGAATAGTTTGTTGAGACCTCCGACACCAAGCTACAACCCGTTATCCAGAATCTGGTCTTTTGCGAGGTTTCTTCGAGGTGGAAGGAAGGAACTGAGTAGTTGGAAGCTGGATCCAGGTTATATCCAATTGGGTGAGAAGGGAGTGAAGCGGGTTGAGGTACCCAAGGGACATCTCGCAGTGTACGTTGGCGAATCAGAAGGTGAGACGAGGAGGGTGGTAGTGCCTGTGATTTATTTCAATCACCCGCTATTCGGGGAGCTGTTGGAGGAAGCGGAGCGGGTTTACGGGTTCAATCAATCCGGCCGGATCACTTTGCCTTGCGGGATTTCAGAGTTCGAGAAGGTTAAGATGAGAATTGCCGATTGGGATCATTGCCGACGGACACAACATCGTTGCTATTTGTAa